The following are from one region of the uncultured Hyphomonas sp. genome:
- the proC gene encoding pyrroline-5-carboxylate reductase, which produces MAAPSIALIGAGRMGAALASGWLAGKRKQDIRIQDPTPSDTVTAWADAGKVAVNPDPEPVDVLIIAVKPQVFPKMADSLKAWIGPDTLVVSIMAGTRIKQLAERLGTDCVIRVMPNTPGAIGKGVSVMAKSDMVMAKQLEIAGKLLEPLGAVIGPVDEKHMSIVTGLSGSGPAYVFLLAEAMADAAIAEGLPADLAEQLAALTIEGAAALMVQSDEPPSALRKAVTSPGGTTQAALDILMDEGGMPILMRKAIRAAANRDRELSRDTD; this is translated from the coding sequence ATGGCCGCCCCATCGATCGCCCTGATCGGGGCAGGGCGGATGGGCGCCGCACTCGCCAGCGGCTGGCTGGCCGGGAAGCGCAAACAGGATATCCGTATTCAGGATCCGACCCCGTCGGACACCGTCACCGCATGGGCGGACGCCGGCAAGGTGGCCGTAAACCCCGATCCGGAACCGGTGGATGTCCTGATCATCGCGGTGAAGCCCCAGGTCTTCCCGAAGATGGCCGACAGCCTCAAGGCCTGGATCGGACCGGACACGCTGGTCGTCTCCATCATGGCCGGGACGCGAATCAAACAGCTCGCTGAACGCCTTGGCACGGATTGCGTCATCCGGGTCATGCCAAACACGCCCGGAGCCATCGGTAAGGGCGTCTCAGTCATGGCTAAGTCCGATATGGTCATGGCGAAGCAGCTTGAAATCGCCGGAAAACTGCTCGAACCGCTGGGCGCCGTCATCGGTCCTGTGGACGAAAAACACATGTCGATTGTCACCGGTCTTTCCGGCAGCGGACCGGCCTATGTCTTCCTGCTGGCAGAGGCCATGGCAGATGCAGCCATCGCCGAGGGCCTGCCTGCCGACCTTGCGGAACAGCTTGCCGCGCTCACGATCGAAGGCGCTGCGGCCCTGATGGTGCAATCGGACGAGCCGCCCAGCGCGCTCAGAAAAGCGGTCACCTCACCCGGCGGCACCACCCAGGCCGCCCTTGACATCCTTATGGATGAGGGTGGGATGCCGATACTGATGCGAAAAGCGATCCGCGCCGCCGCCAACCGCGACCGGGAGCTGTCTCGCGATACCGATTAG